Proteins co-encoded in one Stomoxys calcitrans chromosome 5, idStoCalc2.1, whole genome shotgun sequence genomic window:
- the LOC106080909 gene encoding serine proteinase stubble has protein sequence MKTKAGTINLLFDVPPSERKCYKKVEKKNAHKKMNECCELKLKVKLKPSLMFTPHRKEFSWAREVKEESSKYRRKRKLSLKSFENKSKDKGSNMFFLMKHEVLFYLAAWLLFLPNVCCLFDQCNHKVHMKSGEKLFINSPYYPGEYPIGTSCRYVVIAPEDHTLKFKCNLKLNTLPHATKCLNEVFYFNRDGSEVLTGSEYFCGYGLVERTSFLNRAVFSYISTPSNKRAVADVLEETAKDEDTTEEITTTTSTSTSTSTTTTTTTTPAPYLATLPSVLMTSASIPSNVDKNVSNSFAYVLALLSNNLDMHDFTMVSQSSGGDVFTYTPSAAEPTSGGLNTNDRLPASTWRNGSIGISKISSKRVAKVIVGQDYTTTTSSSSTTTTTPRPYVRATQGGGSFSCLVEVVEPPCDCGWGSTTKIAGASGVAGISEFPSMAGVISKKTQRIFCGAAIIHRRYLLSAAHCYDTADTDKAELLQAVVGEHDTSTVLESIYTRYYDVSRIIIHESFRSTATRVHNDIALLKMRHSIEWNRSVGPACLPFLPVIGPEGSRKSPLPGQQVQTAGWGTTSFGGEQSSVLLKTTLDVISRERCQNLIHYLPSGAFCTYTPGRDTCQYDSGGALYARGERLFAVGIVSYGFACATDQPSVNTRVASHLKWIRSKTSDAKFCIK, from the exons ATGAAAACTAAAGCCGGCACCATAAATTTGCTGTTTGATGTGCCCCCCTCTGAGAGGAAGTGCTACAAAAAAGTGGAGAAAAAAAATGCACACAAAAAGATGAATGAGTGCTGTGAACTGAAGTTGAAAGTGAAGTTAAAGCCAAGTCTTATGTTCACACCACATCGCAAAGAATTCAGTTGGGCTAGAGAAGTGAAAGAAGAAAGTTCGAAATATAGAAGAAAA AGGAAATTGAgtttaaaaagttttgaaaacaaAAGCAAGGATAAAGGATCAAATATGTTTTTTCTAATGAAACAtgaagttttgttttatttggcgGCCTGGCTGCTCTTCTTACCTAACGTGTGCTGTCTCTTTGACCAATGCAATCATAAAGTCCACATGAAATCCGGTGAAAAGCTTTTCATCAATTCCCCCTATTATCCTGGCGAATATCCTATTGGAACTTCATGTCGTTATGTGGTTATTGCCCCAGAGGATCATACTTTGAAATTTAAATGCAATCTCAAATTGAATACG CTGCCCCATGCCACAAAATGTCTCAATGAAGTGTTTTACTTCAATCGTGATGGCAGTGAGGTACTAACCGGCTCCGAGTACTTTTGTGGCTATGGTTTGGTGGAGAGAACAAGTTTTCTCAATCGTGCAGTTTTTTCATACATTTCAACGCCTTCCAACAAAAGGGCTGTGGCAGATGTCCTTGAAGAAACAGCAAAGGACGAAGATACAACAGAAGAAATAACAACGACAACAagcaccagcaccagcaccagTACTACCacaacaactactactaccCCAGCCCCCTACCTTGCAACACTGCCCTCTGTGTTGATGACTTCCGCCTCAATTCCTTCGAACGTGGATAAGAATGTTAGCAACTCGTTTGCTTATGTGTTGGCCTTGTTGTCCAACAATCTCGACATGCATGACTTTACAATGGTCTCGCAATCAAGTGGCGGTGATGTCTTCACTTACACTCCTTCGGCGGCAGAACCAACAAGTGGTGGTCTCAATACCAACGACAGATTGCCGGCCAGCACGTGGCGTAATGGCTCAATTGGCATTTCTAAGATTTCCTCAAAACGTGTGGCCAAAGTTATTGTTGGCCAAGATTATACAACGACaacaagcagcagcagcaccaccaccaccacgccTAGGCCTTATGTACGCGCCACTCAAGGTGGGGGTTCCTTTTCGTGCTTGGTCGAGGTAGTTGAACCTCCTTGTGATTGCGGCTGGGGTTCGACAACAAAAATTGCCGGCGCCTCTGGTGTGGCCGGTATCAGTGAATTTCCTTCTATGGCCGGTGTTATATCGAAAAAAACTCAAAGGATTTTTTGTGGTGCCGCCATAA TTCATCGGCGCTATTTGCTATCGGCTGCCCATTGTTATGACACTGCGGACACCGACAAGGCGGAATTGTTGCAGGCAGTTGTGGGAGAACATGATACATCAACAG TTCTCGAATCAATTTACACCCGCTACTATGATGTATCGCGAATCATAATACATGAATCATTCCGTTCCACTGCAACCAGAGTTCATAATGATATTGCCTTACTAAAGATGCGTCATAGCATTGAATGGAATCGTAGCGTGGGTCCAGCATGTCTACCGTTTTTGCCTGTCATTGGACCCGAAGGTAGCCGTAAATCACCTTTACCTGGTCAACAGGTACAGACAGCTGGCTGGGGCACCACCTCCTTTGGTGGGGAACAGTCCTCGGTTCTGTTGAAGACAACACTGGATGTTATATCTCGCGAGAgatgtcaaaatttgatacacTATCTGCCATCAGGAGCCTTTTGCACCTACACACCGGGTAGAGATACTTGTCAGTACGACTCCGGAGGAGCCCTATATGCTCGCGGTGAACGTTTGTTCGCTGTGGGAATTGTGAGTTATGGCTTCGCCTGTGCCACAGATCAACCTTCGGTGAATACGAGGGTGGCATCACATTTAAAGTGGATTAGAAGTAAGACTTcggatgcaaaattttgtataaaataa